The Paenibacillus sp. MBLB1832 genome has a window encoding:
- a CDS encoding TVP38/TMEM64 family protein gives MSAILKSKRTGFLILLGIVVIGLLYFFFYNPVGIKLAHSNMRQLAVHLREIGWPGKIIGMALIFFQTFFPFIPFVVVAGTNVAIFGIKMGFLVNYVMSCLGAVASFYFARYYGHDWVEKKLEGFPLVTQFSKRMERHGFFYVLIGRLIPILPSSAINFSAGLTRMRFRHFLWGTLLGKFPIVFLESMIAHDLFHFQKYKGRLLVLLGILVLLLLLGNSVKRALATKAK, from the coding sequence TTGTCGGCAATATTAAAAAGTAAACGCACTGGATTTCTAATCCTATTAGGCATCGTTGTCATAGGCTTGTTGTATTTCTTCTTCTATAATCCTGTGGGGATTAAGTTAGCGCATAGTAACATGCGACAGTTGGCCGTGCATTTAAGGGAGATTGGGTGGCCAGGCAAAATTATTGGAATGGCATTGATTTTCTTTCAGACCTTTTTTCCTTTTATCCCGTTCGTTGTAGTGGCCGGCACGAATGTCGCGATCTTCGGCATTAAAATGGGGTTTCTAGTGAACTATGTCATGTCTTGTTTAGGAGCAGTAGCCTCCTTTTATTTTGCCCGATATTATGGACATGACTGGGTAGAGAAGAAGCTCGAGGGCTTCCCACTAGTGACCCAATTCAGCAAACGGATGGAGAGACACGGTTTCTTCTATGTACTGATTGGACGTCTCATTCCCATTCTGCCTTCTTCCGCAATCAACTTCTCAGCAGGGCTAACGCGCATGCGGTTTCGGCATTTCCTCTGGGGAACCCTTCTCGGGAAATTTCCCATCGTATTCCTGGAATCCATGATTGCGCATGATCTGTTCCATTTCCAGAAATATAAAGGAAGACTGCTCGTTCTGCTTGGTATTCTAGTTCTGTTATTACTACTTGGTAATAGCGTCAAGAGAGCGCTTGCGACCAAGGCGAAATAA
- a CDS encoding YlaN family protein: MSSSDLLLDMNQKALNLLQEDADKIEKLIEVQMENLTTRQCPLYEEVLDTQMYGLSREIDFAIRAGLITETPGKQILHKLERNLAQLYEALNNKK, from the coding sequence ATGTCTTCATCTGATCTACTGTTAGACATGAATCAAAAGGCGCTTAATCTTCTTCAAGAAGATGCAGATAAAATCGAGAAGCTGATCGAAGTACAGATGGAGAACTTGACGACACGTCAATGTCCGCTATACGAAGAGGTATTAGATACGCAAATGTATGGACTATCGAGAGAGATTGATTTTGCCATTCGAGCGGGACTTATTACAGAGACGCCTGGTAAACAAATTCTCCATAAGCTTGAACGTAACCTTGCGCAACTGTATGAAGCGTTAAACAACAAAAAGTAA
- the tyrS gene encoding tyrosine--tRNA ligase — protein sequence MSILKDLEFRGLLHQITDREGLDKKLSEERVVLYCGFDPTADSLHIGSLLPILTLRRFQLAGHIPLALVGGGTGLIGDPSGKANERTLNGPEVVEAWSQSIKNQLSRFLDFSRNIENSAELVNNYDWLGSLNVIEFLRDVGKNFTVNYMLAKDSVDSRITKGISFTEFSYMILQSYDFLKLSETKNCSLQIGGSDQWGNITAGLELIGKSTDRRAFGVTLPLVTKSDGQKFGKTEGGAIWLDATKTSPYQFYQFWLGTADNDVIRFLKYFTFISHEEIERLEGEVQAQPEKREAQKLLAREVTQLVHGEEALESALNITSALFSGNLQELTRAEIEEAFKDVPSTTLEQADVPLIDLLISVGAAPSKRQARQDLESGAVSVNGVKVTDLEVTAGQLGRLGESYLIIRRGKKNYYLVKLA from the coding sequence ATGAGTATCTTGAAGGATCTTGAATTTCGTGGCTTGCTTCATCAAATCACAGACAGAGAAGGCTTAGACAAGAAGTTGAGCGAAGAGCGTGTCGTTCTGTACTGCGGCTTTGACCCTACGGCGGATAGCCTGCACATCGGCTCACTTCTGCCTATTTTAACATTGAGACGGTTCCAGCTTGCTGGTCACATTCCTTTGGCGCTTGTTGGCGGCGGGACGGGACTTATTGGCGATCCAAGCGGAAAAGCGAATGAAAGAACGCTGAATGGCCCTGAGGTCGTTGAGGCGTGGTCGCAAAGCATTAAAAATCAACTATCCCGTTTTCTCGACTTCTCAAGAAACATTGAAAACAGTGCTGAATTGGTCAACAATTACGATTGGCTTGGTTCCTTGAATGTCATCGAGTTTCTACGTGATGTGGGTAAAAACTTTACTGTGAACTACATGCTCGCGAAGGATTCTGTAGATTCCCGGATTACGAAAGGAATTTCCTTTACTGAATTCAGCTACATGATTCTGCAATCTTACGATTTCTTGAAATTGAGCGAAACGAAAAATTGTTCCTTGCAAATCGGGGGCAGCGATCAGTGGGGGAATATTACAGCGGGGCTGGAGCTGATTGGCAAATCGACGGACCGTCGTGCCTTTGGTGTGACGTTGCCGCTTGTAACGAAGAGCGATGGGCAGAAGTTTGGGAAAACTGAAGGCGGCGCGATCTGGTTGGATGCAACCAAAACATCCCCGTATCAGTTCTACCAATTTTGGCTGGGCACAGCTGACAATGATGTGATTCGTTTCTTGAAATATTTCACCTTCATCAGCCATGAAGAAATTGAGCGTCTAGAAGGTGAAGTGCAAGCTCAGCCTGAGAAGCGTGAAGCTCAGAAATTGCTGGCTCGTGAGGTAACGCAATTGGTGCATGGGGAAGAGGCATTAGAAAGTGCGCTTAACATTACTTCAGCGCTATTCAGCGGGAATCTCCAAGAGCTAACGCGCGCAGAAATTGAGGAAGCGTTTAAAGATGTGCCGTCCACGACACTTGAACAAGCAGATGTGCCGTTGATTGACCTGTTAATCTCCGTTGGTGCAGCGCCATCCAAGCGTCAAGCTAGACAAGATTTGGAAAGCGGTGCGGTGTCCGTCAACGGCGTGAAAGTCACAGATCTTGAAGTGACGGCTGGGCAGCTTGGCCGATTAGGCGAGTCGTACCTCATTATTCGCCGCGGGAAAAAGAATTACTACCTAGTGAAGCTGGCATAG
- a CDS encoding diguanylate cyclase domain-containing protein, whose amino-acid sequence MRELRSIKEHSRHEHYEVFLHQGFLLSGNLPFEGLLTIPSLQESFANWQDQFGPMMLPPQSALICVDTQMCVVDACSNGASSIQDYLQTGFSWLREKCGDNPFHHCKNKRQALYMPGNECPEQAFEPYLIGVTPVFDAQNQIHFYLGLFTQSLANLDETVQTLYRLALSIQSSLRFVAENNRYVHLETLHHAREAETKKHTILFEASKKLHAQIDVHSVLTEVIDCLGLVYPNIRVKILLSQDNDSNNVSVKPLNFDRSESDLRTRAFMEGQVIFEPTTEGSGPRPGNIAAPLSGKQGVYGVLYMESTDDPIDASDLQFISLLADSAGSAFENAKLYEQSNLMINELRLINEITKQLNQSLRLNEIFNSASSEILSIFEADYSCILQCAKDSDQLIVQATNLPAMFHETFTLDQGFSGLIYSSKEPIIISDYWSNNKVKSSFMQRTNARSLIGSPILVNGKVEGVILIVHRLPNFFSYDNYKLLQVLSSHIGLAMTNASLHAEVRRMVITDNLTGLYARHYLDEQANLMQKKDFCGSLIVVDIDYFKRVNDSYGHQIGDQILIHVSQIIKSCIRDSDIAARWGGEELAIYLPQVSKDQTIRIAERIRKRVFEETHPQVTVSCGVSDWNWEEDKISVESLFYRADMALYQAKNNGRNQIRIG is encoded by the coding sequence ATGAGAGAACTTCGCAGCATAAAAGAGCATAGCCGCCATGAACACTATGAAGTGTTTCTTCATCAAGGTTTTTTACTTTCTGGCAACTTGCCATTCGAGGGATTGTTGACGATCCCAAGTTTGCAGGAATCCTTCGCGAACTGGCAAGATCAATTTGGCCCCATGATGCTGCCGCCACAAAGCGCATTGATCTGCGTAGATACGCAAATGTGTGTTGTGGATGCCTGTTCGAATGGAGCATCGTCGATTCAAGATTACTTACAAACTGGCTTCTCTTGGCTTAGAGAGAAGTGTGGAGATAACCCGTTCCATCATTGCAAGAATAAGAGACAAGCGCTGTATATGCCAGGTAACGAATGTCCTGAGCAAGCATTTGAGCCTTACCTAATTGGCGTTACGCCAGTCTTTGATGCGCAAAATCAGATTCATTTTTATTTGGGACTATTCACCCAATCCCTTGCTAATTTGGATGAGACTGTGCAAACGTTATACCGTCTTGCACTTTCGATTCAAAGCTCCCTTCGCTTCGTCGCGGAAAACAACCGATACGTACATTTGGAAACGCTGCATCATGCTAGGGAAGCGGAAACCAAGAAGCACACGATCCTGTTCGAAGCTTCGAAGAAATTGCATGCGCAGATCGATGTTCACTCTGTTTTGACCGAAGTGATTGATTGTTTAGGATTGGTTTATCCGAACATTCGCGTCAAAATTTTACTCTCACAAGATAATGACTCCAATAATGTATCCGTAAAGCCGTTAAACTTTGATCGTTCGGAGTCGGACTTGCGGACACGGGCTTTCATGGAAGGCCAAGTCATATTTGAGCCGACCACAGAGGGCAGCGGTCCAAGGCCTGGCAACATCGCGGCGCCTTTATCAGGCAAGCAAGGGGTTTACGGTGTTCTGTATATGGAATCAACCGATGACCCGATCGATGCTTCCGACTTGCAATTCATCTCATTACTCGCCGATTCGGCAGGTTCCGCTTTCGAAAATGCCAAATTGTACGAACAATCAAATCTCATGATTAATGAGCTGCGGCTCATCAATGAAATAACGAAGCAGCTTAATCAAAGTTTGCGTCTAAATGAGATTTTCAATTCAGCATCAAGTGAGATTTTAAGCATATTTGAAGCGGACTATAGCTGTATTCTGCAGTGCGCCAAAGATAGTGACCAGCTCATTGTTCAAGCAACGAATCTGCCGGCAATGTTTCACGAGACGTTCACCTTGGATCAAGGATTCTCGGGGCTGATCTACTCTTCGAAAGAGCCGATTATTATTTCAGATTATTGGAGTAATAATAAGGTGAAGTCGAGTTTCATGCAGCGTACGAATGCAAGATCATTGATTGGTTCTCCTATCTTGGTCAATGGCAAAGTTGAAGGCGTCATTCTCATCGTTCACCGGCTGCCGAACTTTTTCTCTTATGATAACTACAAGCTGTTGCAAGTGCTTTCTAGCCATATCGGACTGGCTATGACCAATGCTTCTCTGCACGCAGAGGTACGAAGAATGGTCATTACCGATAATTTGACAGGATTGTATGCGAGGCATTATTTAGACGAACAGGCGAATTTGATGCAAAAGAAAGACTTCTGCGGATCCCTGATCGTAGTTGATATCGATTATTTCAAACGCGTGAATGACTCGTACGGTCATCAAATTGGTGATCAGATTCTAATCCATGTGAGTCAGATAATTAAATCTTGTATTCGTGACAGCGATATCGCGGCAAGATGGGGTGGAGAGGAACTCGCGATCTACTTGCCTCAAGTTTCAAAAGATCAAACCATTCGGATAGCCGAACGGATACGAAAAAGAGTGTTTGAGGAAACGCATCCACAAGTCACTGTGTCGTGCGGCGTATCGGATTGGAACTGGGAAGAGGATAAGATCAGTGTCGAATCGCTATTTTATCGTGCTGATATGGCGCTATATCAAGCGAAAAATAATGGACGCAATCAAATTCGAATCGGGTAA
- the cax gene encoding calcium/proton exchanger has protein sequence MKGKLFYIGLIVSFLTAGTAHYAHLNTTTQFVIACIAIVFVAGFLGKATESVAHYAGERMGGFLNATFGNAAELIIAFFLVRDGLYDVVKASLTGAIIGNLLLVLGLSIFAGGLKFKEQSFNIKLASHNSSLMILGVVALFIPAIFTGGLTTSENSSMSMIVAIILIAAYLLWLLFSMVTHKNVLSDEAIEHGEAAWSKGVSILFLILATVMVAFTSEWLVGTLEEVTHKFGLSELFVGAFLIAIIGNAAEHSAAVMMAMKNKMGAAVEIAIGSSLQIALFVAPVLILLSFFVSSTPMNIVFTKYEIAAIGVSVFITKSITQDGSTNWYEGLLLLFVYIILGVVFFLV, from the coding sequence TTGAAAGGAAAATTGTTTTACATCGGGTTGATCGTGTCCTTTCTTACCGCTGGCACAGCACACTACGCGCACCTCAATACGACAACACAATTCGTTATAGCTTGTATCGCGATCGTTTTCGTGGCTGGCTTCCTGGGCAAAGCGACGGAAAGCGTTGCACATTACGCGGGCGAACGAATGGGAGGCTTCCTCAACGCCACCTTCGGGAACGCGGCGGAGCTCATCATCGCCTTCTTCTTAGTTCGAGATGGACTTTATGACGTGGTAAAAGCCAGTCTTACTGGTGCCATCATCGGGAATTTGCTGCTCGTTCTAGGACTCAGCATCTTCGCTGGCGGCTTAAAATTCAAAGAGCAGTCGTTCAATATTAAGCTCGCTTCTCACAACTCTTCCTTGATGATTCTCGGCGTTGTCGCCCTCTTCATACCCGCGATCTTCACAGGCGGCCTAACGACCAGTGAAAACTCCTCCATGAGTATGATCGTCGCGATTATCTTAATCGCAGCCTACCTGCTCTGGCTCCTGTTCTCGATGGTGACGCACAAGAATGTGCTCTCTGATGAAGCGATTGAACACGGTGAAGCTGCTTGGTCCAAAGGAGTGTCCATCCTATTCCTCATTCTAGCTACTGTGATGGTTGCTTTTACGAGTGAATGGCTGGTCGGAACACTGGAAGAAGTAACGCACAAATTCGGGTTGTCCGAGCTGTTCGTCGGTGCCTTCCTCATCGCGATTATTGGGAACGCAGCTGAACATAGTGCCGCTGTCATGATGGCGATGAAAAACAAAATGGGCGCAGCTGTTGAAATTGCGATCGGAAGTTCTTTGCAAATCGCGCTATTCGTTGCGCCAGTGCTCATTCTGCTCAGCTTTTTCGTCAGCAGCACACCTATGAATATTGTATTCACCAAATATGAAATTGCTGCGATTGGTGTCTCGGTGTTCATTACGAAGTCCATTACCCAAGATGGCTCTACGAACTGGTACGAAGGATTACTGCTGTTGTTCGTCTACATCATCCTTGGCGTTGTATTCTTCCTCGTATAG
- a CDS encoding HPr family phosphocarrier protein: MPSANNAAIVEISQTANKFRSSIVLQYDNKYIDVKSILGLFTTLISSSNYDLHVHGPDAEEAKAAMAEVFAKHNLGVNVVQD; this comes from the coding sequence ATGCCAAGCGCTAATAATGCAGCAATTGTTGAGATTTCCCAAACAGCTAATAAATTCAGATCATCCATCGTTCTTCAATATGACAATAAGTATATCGATGTGAAAAGTATTTTAGGCTTGTTCACAACGTTAATCAGCTCCAGCAACTATGATTTGCACGTTCATGGTCCAGATGCGGAAGAAGCGAAAGCAGCGATGGCTGAAGTGTTTGCGAAGCACAATTTGGGTGTAAACGTCGTTCAAGACTAG
- a CDS encoding Asp23/Gls24 family envelope stress response protein yields the protein MSEDNQTGLIRISDDVVSTIAGLAALETAGIAGMSGGISEGLAKRLSGKNVQRGVSVEVGQVEAAIDLRVIVKYGSRIQDVCRDLQENVREAVENMTGLTVVEVNVKVEGVAFTEEEIEEQLRVK from the coding sequence ATGTCCGAAGACAATCAAACTGGCTTAATTCGTATTTCTGATGACGTAGTATCGACAATCGCAGGGCTTGCAGCGCTAGAAACAGCAGGCATCGCAGGAATGTCTGGTGGCATTTCGGAAGGCTTGGCTAAGCGTCTTAGCGGCAAGAATGTACAACGCGGCGTATCCGTTGAAGTTGGACAAGTTGAAGCTGCGATTGACTTACGTGTTATCGTGAAATATGGTTCCCGTATTCAGGATGTATGCAGAGACCTCCAAGAGAACGTACGGGAAGCTGTTGAAAATATGACAGGCTTAACGGTAGTCGAAGTGAATGTGAAAGTGGAAGGTGTCGCTTTTACGGAAGAAGAAATAGAAGAGCAGCTTCGTGTAAAATAA
- a CDS encoding transglycosylase domain-containing protein yields the protein MRNFFAKWNQPWVRTTLKVTGITLKWAVICAFLAGLLGGSAAFGYVSALVKKDPIRSEEAIRQQMQENAITGFAYFNDDSVIGQLRTEEDRRLAKLDDIPQILLDAVLSIEDTDFYNHRGIDFRGLYRAVTQKLLNEDVQTGGSTITQQLARRVFLTLDRDDGRKARELLLALRMERIMSKDEILLAYLNKIPYGNGATGYNLYGIKAAAKGIFNIDDLEKLNIAQAAYLAGLPQSPSQYSAFTSKPSFDEEGYKKAVARQQLVLKRMLEENKITNDQYQTALKFDLKAAMPAAAQKAYTTYPYLMIETEQEAAEILLKIQRPELDPKTNATAYNDALKNIHTQLLRGGYQIYTTIDKTIYDSMHEISSNEKNFAPTDEKKGGIEQVGAIMIDSKTGAIKGMIEGRDFFDEQLNHATQAYRQPGSTMKPIAAYIPALEKGAIQPGSTVDDIPIILKDGVKGFHLPENWDHKFHGLMTARKALNQSYNIPAIDIFLNKVGIGPAWDFVKKLGITSLTKADNVAQTGVIGGLERGTSVKEMAGAYASIPNKGVFNETYLIREIKDSNGKTIYAHEQKPQTVYSPQTAYLITDMMKTVVKEGTATDLMAKFKSYGKIEISGKTGSTQDDADAWFMGFTPDITVGVWIGYDQPIYKLSTATLVSPTFGSTKQTYHAKDIWALIMNKTIEKKPELFPNKTFAKPDGIVSATVSSLSGLLPSELTTSSDHLVTDIFNKKYLPTETDNVMVKMKISSFNGLNYMAQESTPADFVQEKVVIKRQKSITQLLKEIDEAMLKLPEKNRKPIEFYKPTDYDDDAPADPDPRVDDGKVPPAPTNVAMTKSGDTATITFQPNADADIVGYRIYRSDNNGKFMLLGGKVVLAGAEAKFVDQPQATNLITGYYVTAVDVAGKESTPSRSTYSDGSSLDSLIIPGIDGSGNLLPGASAPPTGTNNGGGTSTSTSKPTAKDAPAAPTGIKAKADGASLVLTWKANDAKDKVKQYVVYFSDKEKGTYTKLGTVENGTEYHYYAAAYNGYYKITAINDAGESKYSATIAYNH from the coding sequence ATGCGCAATTTTTTCGCGAAATGGAATCAACCTTGGGTTAGAACAACGTTAAAAGTTACTGGGATTACCTTAAAATGGGCTGTTATCTGCGCTTTTCTGGCTGGCCTGCTAGGTGGTTCTGCCGCTTTTGGATATGTAAGTGCACTTGTAAAGAAAGATCCAATCCGAAGCGAGGAAGCCATACGCCAACAGATGCAAGAAAACGCGATTACCGGGTTCGCTTATTTCAATGATGATTCGGTTATCGGTCAATTACGGACCGAGGAAGATCGACGGCTTGCCAAACTAGACGACATCCCTCAAATTTTGCTAGATGCGGTGCTTTCTATTGAAGACACTGACTTCTACAACCATCGCGGGATCGATTTCCGCGGACTTTACCGCGCTGTGACGCAGAAGCTTCTGAATGAAGACGTGCAAACGGGCGGCAGTACCATTACTCAACAGTTGGCTCGACGCGTCTTCCTAACATTAGATCGGGACGATGGTCGTAAAGCAAGGGAATTACTACTGGCACTGCGTATGGAACGCATCATGTCTAAGGATGAAATTTTGCTCGCCTATCTGAACAAGATCCCTTATGGGAACGGAGCGACGGGTTACAATCTGTACGGCATTAAAGCGGCAGCCAAAGGGATTTTCAACATTGATGACTTGGAAAAGCTAAACATTGCGCAAGCAGCTTATCTAGCTGGACTACCGCAATCCCCTTCACAGTACTCGGCGTTTACGAGCAAACCTTCCTTCGATGAGGAAGGCTACAAGAAAGCTGTTGCTCGTCAGCAGTTAGTTCTTAAACGGATGCTTGAAGAAAACAAAATTACGAACGATCAGTATCAAACAGCACTTAAATTTGATCTGAAAGCGGCTATGCCAGCAGCGGCTCAAAAAGCGTACACCACTTATCCGTATCTGATGATTGAAACGGAACAGGAAGCTGCCGAAATCCTATTGAAAATTCAGCGACCTGAGTTAGATCCGAAAACGAACGCAACCGCTTATAATGATGCATTGAAAAATATACATACGCAATTGTTACGCGGCGGCTACCAAATTTACACAACCATTGATAAAACGATCTATGACAGTATGCATGAAATTTCAAGCAACGAGAAGAATTTCGCCCCAACGGATGAGAAAAAAGGCGGCATTGAACAAGTTGGCGCCATCATGATTGATTCCAAAACAGGCGCGATCAAAGGAATGATTGAAGGTCGTGACTTCTTCGACGAACAATTGAATCACGCAACGCAAGCCTACAGACAGCCTGGATCTACAATGAAGCCTATCGCAGCTTACATTCCAGCTCTCGAGAAAGGCGCAATTCAGCCAGGAAGTACCGTAGATGATATCCCGATCATTTTGAAAGACGGCGTGAAAGGTTTCCATTTGCCTGAGAACTGGGATCATAAATTCCATGGATTAATGACCGCACGGAAAGCTTTGAATCAGTCCTACAACATTCCAGCTATCGATATTTTCCTGAATAAAGTCGGTATTGGCCCAGCATGGGACTTTGTGAAGAAGCTTGGCATCACGTCACTAACGAAAGCAGACAACGTCGCTCAGACTGGTGTAATCGGAGGGCTGGAACGAGGAACATCTGTGAAGGAAATGGCTGGCGCCTATGCGTCTATTCCGAATAAAGGCGTGTTCAATGAAACGTACTTAATTCGTGAAATTAAAGATTCGAACGGCAAGACCATTTATGCACATGAACAAAAGCCGCAGACGGTTTACTCGCCGCAAACAGCTTACCTCATTACTGATATGATGAAAACGGTCGTTAAAGAAGGTACTGCCACTGATCTGATGGCCAAATTCAAATCATATGGCAAAATTGAAATTTCGGGTAAAACGGGATCAACACAAGATGATGCAGATGCTTGGTTCATGGGCTTCACCCCTGATATTACAGTTGGCGTGTGGATCGGTTATGATCAGCCAATATATAAATTGTCTACGGCAACATTAGTAAGTCCTACATTCGGATCAACGAAACAAACGTATCACGCCAAAGATATTTGGGCGCTGATCATGAACAAAACAATCGAGAAAAAGCCTGAACTCTTCCCGAACAAAACGTTTGCGAAGCCAGATGGCATCGTATCAGCAACGGTCTCCAGCTTATCTGGTCTACTGCCGAGCGAATTAACTACAAGCTCCGATCATCTCGTAACGGATATTTTCAACAAGAAGTATTTGCCAACCGAAACCGATAACGTGATGGTCAAAATGAAAATTAGCTCGTTTAACGGATTGAACTACATGGCGCAAGAAAGCACACCAGCTGACTTCGTACAAGAGAAAGTCGTGATCAAACGTCAGAAATCGATTACGCAGTTGTTGAAAGAAATCGACGAAGCGATGCTAAAGCTGCCTGAGAAAAACAGAAAGCCCATCGAATTCTACAAACCAACCGATTATGACGACGATGCTCCTGCTGATCCAGATCCTCGGGTCGATGACGGCAAAGTGCCTCCTGCTCCAACCAATGTCGCCATGACCAAATCAGGTGATACAGCGACGATCACATTCCAACCGAATGCGGATGCCGATATTGTGGGCTATCGGATTTATCGCTCCGATAATAATGGCAAATTCATGCTTCTGGGAGGCAAAGTTGTGCTTGCTGGAGCTGAAGCCAAATTCGTGGATCAGCCTCAAGCGACTAACCTAATTACAGGGTATTATGTAACGGCTGTCGATGTCGCTGGCAAAGAATCAACGCCGAGTCGCTCCACTTACTCAGATGGAAGCTCGCTAGATTCACTCATCATCCCTGGGATCGATGGAAGCGGAAACTTGCTGCCAGGCGCATCAGCGCCGCCAACAGGCACGAATAATGGCGGAGGTACAAGTACAAGTACATCCAAACCAACGGCTAAGGATGCGCCAGCAGCCCCAACAGGCATTAAGGCGAAAGCTGATGGCGC
- the rpsD gene encoding 30S ribosomal protein S4 gives MSRYTGPKFKLSRRVGISLSGNGKDLKRPFPPGQHGPGQRKKMSGYGVQLNEKQKLRHMYGLNEKQFRNLFDKASKLKGIAGENFMVLLESRLDNLVYRLGLANSRAGARQLVSHGHVTVNGKKVDIASYIVSTGDVIALRERSKGLSSVKEALANRNHLPTYLEFNDASVEGKYIRLPERSELPQEIDEKQIVEFYSR, from the coding sequence ATGTCACGTTATACAGGACCTAAATTTAAACTAAGCCGCCGCGTCGGTATTTCCTTGAGCGGTAACGGTAAAGACTTGAAACGCCCATTCCCTCCAGGTCAACACGGCCCAGGACAACGTAAAAAAATGAGCGGTTACGGCGTACAATTGAATGAGAAGCAGAAGCTTCGTCACATGTACGGCTTGAACGAAAAACAATTCCGCAACTTGTTCGACAAAGCTTCCAAGCTTAAAGGTATCGCGGGTGAGAACTTCATGGTCTTGCTTGAGAGCCGCCTTGACAACTTGGTTTACCGCCTTGGTCTAGCTAACTCCCGTGCTGGTGCACGTCAATTGGTTTCCCACGGTCACGTAACAGTTAACGGTAAAAAAGTAGACATCGCTTCCTACATCGTTTCCACTGGCGACGTTATCGCACTTCGCGAAAGAAGCAAAGGTCTTTCTTCCGTTAAAGAAGCTCTTGCAAACCGTAACCACCTTCCAACTTACCTTGAGTTCAACGACGCAAGCGTAGAAGGTAAATACATCCGTTTGCCAGAACGTTCCGAACTTCCACAAGAAATTGACGAGAAACAAATCGTCGAGTTCTACAGCCGTTAA